The Oceanimonas doudoroffii sequence TCACCGTCGCCCCGCAGGCGCGCGGCGGTGACGAAGTCACGGCACAGCACCTCCCTGGCGGCGGTCAGCACCACGCGAATCACGGCAATGCCATAGAAAAAACCCAGGGTGATGATAAACACCAGGGGGCCGGGGCCGGCCAGGCTGATGATCAGCAGCATGAACAGCAGCCAGGGAATGGACAGCAGCGCATCGACCAGGCGCAGGGTCAGATCCTCCAGCCGGCCACCACGCAGGGCGATAAACAGGCCGGCCAGCGAGCCCCAGGCGACGGCCAACAGGGCGGCGGGAAAGGTGGTGATCATGGCCTCGCGCCCGCCCATCAGGGTGCGGCTTAATACATCCCGGCCCATTTGATCGGTGCCGAACCAGTGCTCGGTACTGGGCGCCTGCAGCGTGGCCAGGCTGTCGGCGGCCGCAAAATCATAAGGGACAAGCCAGGGCGCAAACAGCATCACCAGCAGGTGCAGGGTCAGCAGTAACAGGCCGATTTGGCCCGCTCGAGTATTAAGCAGGCGGGACAGAATGGCAGGGCAGGTCGGCCTGCCGGACAAGCGTTGGGCGAATGACATGGTTATCTCAGCTTTGGATTGAGCAGTGCAACACCGAGATCGGCGAGCAGGTTACAGGCGATATAAATGGCCGAAAGGGTCAGGGCACAGGCCTGCACCACGGGAATATCCCGGTCGTAAACGGCGGAGATCATCAGGGTGCCAATGCCCGGGTAGTTGAAGACCTGCTCGATGATCACCACTCCGCCCAGCAGCCAGGCGACCGTCATGGCCGACAGGGTGATGGTCGGCAATACGGCGGCCGGCAGCACATGGCGCAGCAGCAGGCTGGCGGTGGGAATGCGCCGAATACGGGCCATCCTGACAAAGCCTGCCGACAGCACGTCTATGGTGCTGCTGCGCATCATGCGCATCATGTGCGCGGTGCTGATCAGCACCAGGGTCAGGGCCGGCAGCCAGGCATTGGGCAGAAGTACATCCAGCCCGGCATGGGCATCCGCCAGGGTGATGGCCGGAAACCAGGGCAGCCAGACGGCAAATACCAGGGTCAGCAGGGTGGCGGTGATAAATTCGGGAATGGTCATGGCCAGCAGGGTGGTGCCGGACACCAGGTTATCCAGCCAGGAGTCCCGATAGATGGCGGTGACCATGCCCAGCAGCAGGGCCAGCGGAATCGCCAGCACGGCCGCCAGTCCGCCCAGCAGGGCGGTGTTGGCGAGGCGGGGCAGCAGTTCATCGTTGACTGGCCGGCCACTGGAGAGGGAAAGCCCGAAGTTGCCCTCGGCCAGGTGGCTGCTCCAGGACAGGAAGCGCTCCTGCATCGGCTGGCTCAGGCCGAAATTGTCCCGGCACAGGGCCAGGTTGTTGTCGGTGGCGCTGCGACCGAGGTAGCCGGTGCAGAAATCCCCCGGCAGTGCCTCGGTGACCGTAAAAACCAGGCAGGCGACAAATGCCAGGGTGAACACGGCGTAAAGCAGCCGTTTAAAGCACAGCATCAACATGGGTGTTCTCTGCGAATTGATAAGTGATGCCCAGCAGCCGGGCCAGGGTCGGCGTCACGCTCAGCGAATCCGCCCAGGGAATGTGCCGGGCCGGTACTCCGGGCCCGGCAAAGATAGCGATGCGCTCGTCTTCGGCATGGTTCGGGCCCATGCCGTGCGTGGACACGTATTTCGGCCTGGCCACGGCGGCATTCCCCGTGTGTTTGGCGGCGGGCTCAAAACTGGTGTGGGCCGGGGCAACAAATACGGCCAGCTGGCCGGTGTGGGCTGCCGGCAGGTATTGCGAGCCATCCAGCCGCGTCACGCCATGGGCGAGCAGTTTGCTGCCGATGTCATCCAGCTCGGCGGCACTGCGGTAGGCGACAAACAGCAGGCCCCCGTCACAATGGGCATTGGCGCCCGGAATAATGTGCTCTATCACCAGCGCCGTTTGCACCGGGGCATGGCCGTGGTCACTGACGATGGCCAGGCGGTACTGGTCGGCCAGTCCGCTTTCACGCAACCGGGTCAGCAGGCTGCCAAGCTGGGCATCGACCAGCTCCAGCGACCAGGCCACCAGCTCCCGGTCGTCACCCAAAATGTGCTGGCAGTAGTCCGGGCTGTTCAGTTCCAGTAACAGCAGGTCGGGCTGGTGCCGTTCAAGCAGTTGCCAGGCCTGCTGCAGCAGCCGGTGATCATTGGCGGCGACCCGGGTCAGGGATTCCGCAGCACCGCTCAGAGCATGCATGTCGGGCCGCTCCAGCGCCTTGGCCCGCCGGCAGCCATCCTCCCACCAGGGAGACAGATACCAGTCGCAATCATCGGCACCGACCATGCCAAAGCCGACGGAGGCGACGGTTTTACCCTGCCGCCGGGCCAGTTCGGCCAGGGTGGGTGCACACAGGTCTTCGGCGCAGGCCGGTGGAAAGTGCTGGCCATTCCACAGGTTGTTGGCGTAAATGCCATGCCGGGAGGCGTTCACCCCGGTCAGCATGCCGGCCCGGGCGGGCATGGAGTTGGCGTTGGCATCGGCCCCCAGCCGTTGCACCAGGCAGCCCTCCTGGGCCAGGTGATGCAGGTGGGGCAGGCGATGGCGATAGTGGGCGAACAGGCTGGCACCGACACCATCCAGCAGAACAACAATCAATTTACCGGACATGGTTATCTCCGAAATGGCCATGCGCCCACTCGGGCGCATGGGGGAAAGCGCAGGGCTCAGGACTTGTCCACCAGGTGCCAGCGAATGGCGAAGTGCTCAACGGCGGGAATTGATACATTGGCCCGCATCACCCGGTTGTTGTTCAGGTGGAAGGGGATCAGGGTTCCGCTTTGCTCGGTCAGCATGGTCTGGGCCTCCTGATAGAGGCGGGCGCGCTTGTCCTTGTCCAGCTCCTGCCGGGCCTGAGTCAGCAGTTGATCGAAGGCCGGATTGTTAAAGCCGGATTCATTCCATGGGGCCGTACTGCCAAAAATTTCACTCAGCACCTGATCGGCAGGACGCTGGCCCCAGGCGGTATTGAACGCGGGCTTTTTCATCCAGATGGTGTTCCAGTAATCGGAGGCGGGCACGGTGTGAATATTGATGGTGATGCCGGCCTGGGCTGCCTGACGCTGATAAATTTCCGACATCGGTCGAAAGTAACCGTCAACGGTGCTGGTATAGAGATCCAGGGTCAGGCCATTTGGGTAGCCGGCTTCGTTCAGCAGTG is a genomic window containing:
- a CDS encoding ABC transporter permease produces the protein MLMLCFKRLLYAVFTLAFVACLVFTVTEALPGDFCTGYLGRSATDNNLALCRDNFGLSQPMQERFLSWSSHLAEGNFGLSLSSGRPVNDELLPRLANTALLGGLAAVLAIPLALLLGMVTAIYRDSWLDNLVSGTTLLAMTIPEFITATLLTLVFAVWLPWFPAITLADAHAGLDVLLPNAWLPALTLVLISTAHMMRMMRSSTIDVLSAGFVRMARIRRIPTASLLLRHVLPAAVLPTITLSAMTVAWLLGGVVIIEQVFNYPGIGTLMISAVYDRDIPVVQACALTLSAIYIACNLLADLGVALLNPKLR
- a CDS encoding ABC transporter permease, giving the protein MSFAQRLSGRPTCPAILSRLLNTRAGQIGLLLLTLHLLVMLFAPWLVPYDFAAADSLATLQAPSTEHWFGTDQMGRDVLSRTLMGGREAMITTFPAALLAVAWGSLAGLFIALRGGRLEDLTLRLVDALLSIPWLLFMLLIISLAGPGPLVFIITLGFFYGIAVIRVVLTAAREVLCRDFVTAARLRGDGDFTLLRREVIPNVMDVILVEIAMRWSWMLLAFSSLSFLGFGVSPPTPDWGLMIADSRGFMSIAPWAVLAPIIALSSLIIAINLTSDALAKTLGIDKSSAVH
- a CDS encoding alkaline phosphatase family protein, with translation MSGKLIVVLLDGVGASLFAHYRHRLPHLHHLAQEGCLVQRLGADANANSMPARAGMLTGVNASRHGIYANNLWNGQHFPPACAEDLCAPTLAELARRQGKTVASVGFGMVGADDCDWYLSPWWEDGCRRAKALERPDMHALSGAAESLTRVAANDHRLLQQAWQLLERHQPDLLLLELNSPDYCQHILGDDRELVAWSLELVDAQLGSLLTRLRESGLADQYRLAIVSDHGHAPVQTALVIEHIIPGANAHCDGGLLFVAYRSAAELDDIGSKLLAHGVTRLDGSQYLPAAHTGQLAVFVAPAHTSFEPAAKHTGNAAVARPKYVSTHGMGPNHAEDERIAIFAGPGVPARHIPWADSLSVTPTLARLLGITYQFAENTHVDAVL